AAATCCCGGCAGAAATTCGCCGATCAGGCCTCTGGCCTGCGGCTTCGCCGATCGGGCCTCTGGCCCGCGGCTTCGCCGATCGTCTCCACCAGAGGTAGTGCCGCTCTGCCGTGCTATTTACGCCAGACTGTACTAGAGGGCGGCCAGGGCCGGCCTGCGGGTATGCCAGTCGGTGGCCTGCTGATAGGCGTGGGCCACCCGCAGGATCCGCTCTTCTCCCAGGTAGGGGCCGATCAGTTGCAGCCCGATGGGCAGGCCCTGCTCGTCAAAGCCACAGGGCACGCTGATGCCGCAGATGCCGGCCAGGTTGACGCTAATGGTGAAGATGTCGCTCAAGTACATCTCGATGGGGTTTTCCACCTTCTCGCCAATGCGGAAAGCCGTGGTGGGCGAGACCGGACCGGCGATCACATCCACCTGCTGGAAAGCCTCTTCGAAGTCTCGCTTGATCAGGGTGCGCACCTGTTGGGCCTTCAAGTAGTAGGCGTCGTAGTAGCCCGCGCTGAGCGCATAGGTCCCCAACATGATGCGCCGCTTCACCTCCGGGCCGAACCCCTGGCCCCGAGTCTGACGGAAATTTTCGAGCATGCTTTCGGCCCCCGCGCTGAAGCCAAAGCGGACGCCGTCGTAGCGAGCCAGGTTGGCGCTGGCCTCGGCCGGCGCCACCAGGTAGTAGACGGGCAGGGCCTTGTCTGTGTTGGGCAGGTGGATGGGCACGATCTCCGCGCCCAGGCGGGCCAACTCCTCCACCGCAGCCCGCACGGCCGCCTCCACCGCCGGCTGCATCCCCTCCACGAAGTACTCGGCCGGCAGCCCAATGCGCAACCCTCGGATGTCCCCGGTGAGCGCGGCCGTGTAATCGGGAACCGGCGCCGGCATGCTGGTGCTGTCCAGGGGGTCGTGGCCGGCGATTACATTCAGCAGCAGGGCCGCGTCCTCTACGTCCCGGGTCAGGGTGCCGATCTGGTCCAGGCTGCTGGCATAGGCCACCAGGCCATAGCGGCTCACCCGGCCGTAGGAAGGCTTGAGCCCTACCACGCCGCAGAGGGAGGCCGGCTGGCGGACGCTG
This is a stretch of genomic DNA from Litorilinea aerophila. It encodes these proteins:
- the gatA gene encoding Asp-tRNA(Asn)/Glu-tRNA(Gln) amidotransferase subunit GatA encodes the protein MKSKLQALTVHEALQGLAAGDFTSVQLTEACLAQIEAVDGQIRAFLQVTAEQALAQAEAADRRRAAGETAPLLGIPLAIKDVLATRGVETTCGSRILQGFVPPYSATAVRRLEEAGMVMLGKTNTDEFAMGSSTENSGYFPTRNPWDPERVPGGSSGGSAAAVAAQEALAALGTDTGGSVRQPASLCGVVGLKPSYGRVSRYGLVAYASSLDQIGTLTRDVEDAALLLNVIAGHDPLDSTSMPAPVPDYTAALTGDIRGLRIGLPAEYFVEGMQPAVEAAVRAAVEELARLGAEIVPIHLPNTDKALPVYYLVAPAEASANLARYDGVRFGFSAGAESMLENFRQTRGQGFGPEVKRRIMLGTYALSAGYYDAYYLKAQQVRTLIKRDFEEAFQQVDVIAGPVSPTTAFRIGEKVENPIEMYLSDIFTISVNLAGICGISVPCGFDEQGLPIGLQLIGPYLGEERILRVAHAYQQATDWHTRRPALAAL